Below is a window of Chthonomonadales bacterium DNA.
CCCACGTCTTGCGGACCGTCGCCCAGCTCTCCTCCGGAGTTCCCAGGCAGAAGGTTCCATAGATGTGGAACCCGATCTCGTGGCAGAGCGCCAGCCGAGCGCGCAGTTTGTCGTTCACGGCGATCTTCTGCCCGATACTGGCCATGCACTCCGCGTCGTTGGTCTCGATGCCGGTGGTGATCGTCCGGATCCCCGCCGCGTACATGGTGCGCAGCGTCTCCTCGTCCAACACCTCCACGCTCGTCTCCACCGTCGCCTCCAGCTTCACGCCGCGCCGGATGAGCGCCTCGCCTAGCTCGCGCGCATACTTGCGGTTGAAGCCGAAGTTCGGGTCGCGGAAGCGCACATGGTAGATGCCGAACGTCCGGTTCAGGTACTCGATCTCGTCCACGACGGCTTCGATGCCGTTGCTCCGCCAGGGCTTGCCCTCAAGGAGCATGTAGGGGCACATGGTGCACGCGATGGGGCATCCCCGGCTTGCCTGGACGAAGACGGTGACCCCGGCGGGGTCATTCCTCCTTCCCGTCGAGTAGCGCCCCATGTCGAGGAGGTGCCACGCCGGGCGTGGAAGCTCGCCGAGGGCGTGGGCTCTCACCCACTGTCCATATCGGGCGCTGTTGGCGTCGCCGTTATAGAGCTCACCGGGCGTCAGAGGCACGTGCGTACGCGGACAGATGACGCCCGCGACGCGCCGATAGTCCGGCGCGCGGAGCACTTCCTCGATCAGCACCTCCGGCTCGCCGTAGAGCACGAAATCGGCGCGGCAGTCGTGGATCCAGTGGTCAACCGTCGCCATGATGACGGTGCCAAACACGAAGATCCGGGCGTCCGGGCGCAGTTCCTTCAGGCGATTGGCGAAGGCCAGATCGCGCGGCAGCGATGGCATCGAGAGCCGCACGCCCACCCAGGCCGCAGCTCCAGCCGCGCGCTCGATCGCGGCATCGCAGGCCCGCAGCGCGCGGCTCCCCTGCCACCCCTCCAGCAGGAGGTCGACGAGTTCCACCCGCGCGCCGCCGCGCTCGGCCGCGGCGGCCGTGTAGAGCACGTCGATCGGCATGATGATGGGGCGCTCCCGCTCCAGCGGCTTGAGCTTGCGCGACACGCCGACACCGCCAGAGTAGGTGCGCTCGTTCGAGTAGCCCCTCCGGGCCGGCGGATTCACCAGGACCAGGTAGGGGGTCCCGGAAGGCGGCCGATCCGTACTGCCAGCCATCGCGATGCCTCTCCTGATGCGTCGGAAGGCGCGTCTGCACGCCTGGCAAGGCCGGCCAAATGCCAGCAGCCGCGATGCGCGCCCTATCCGCCGCAGACGCGGCGGTAGACCTCCGTCACCTCGTCGGCCTGCCGGCGCGGCGAAAACCGCGCCATCACCTTCTCTCTCGCGCGCCGACCCATCGCCTGAGCCGCACCCCGGTCGGACAGCATGTCGACGATCGCCGCGGCCAGCGCCGGCGGCTCGCGAGGCGGGACGAGGATCCCGTCGACGCCATGCTCGACGATCTCCGGCAGCGCGCCCGAGTCGTAGGCGACCACCGGGCGCTCCATCGCCATCGCCTCGGTCACCACGAGGCCGAAGGGCTCCTCCCAACTCGGCACGCAGACGACGTCCGCGTCCGCGAAGGCCCCCGGCATGTCGTCGCACCAACCAACCCAGGCCAGACAGTCCTCGACGCCGGCCTCGCGCGCGGCGGCGCGCACCATGTCCGTGTATCCCCCACCGGCCAGCGCGTCCTCGGTGCCGACGATGGCCAGCCGCACATCCGGAAATCGGGTCCGGACGTCCGGCAGCGCCCGCACGAGGTCGACGTGTCCCTTCCACACCATGATCCGCGCCGCGATCAGCAGCAAGGGCGCGTCCCGCGCGATGCCGGCCTGCGCTCGGAACGCCCCGTGGCGAGCCCTTGTCGGGTCGAATGCGGAGGCGTCGGTTGCGTTAAGCACGACATGGATCCGCGAGTCCGGCAGGCCGCCCGCCAGCAGAGAGCCGCGAACGAACTGCGAGATCGCCACCAGCGCGTCGCAGCGCGCAACGGCGATGCGCGTCATCCGGCCGAAGTGCTCGCCCCACTTGACGTGCAGGTGAATGAGCGAGCGACGGCCGG
It encodes the following:
- a CDS encoding radical SAM protein, which gives rise to MAGSTDRPPSGTPYLVLVNPPARRGYSNERTYSGGVGVSRKLKPLERERPIIMPIDVLYTAAAAERGGARVELVDLLLEGWQGSRALRACDAAIERAAGAAAWVGVRLSMPSLPRDLAFANRLKELRPDARIFVFGTVIMATVDHWIHDCRADFVLYGEPEVLIEEVLRAPDYRRVAGVICPRTHVPLTPGELYNGDANSARYGQWVRAHALGELPRPAWHLLDMGRYSTGRRNDPAGVTVFVQASRGCPIACTMCPYMLLEGKPWRSNGIEAVVDEIEYLNRTFGIYHVRFRDPNFGFNRKYARELGEALIRRGVKLEATVETSVEVLDEETLRTMYAAGIRTITTGIETNDAECMASIGQKIAVNDKLRARLALCHEIGFHIYGTFCLGTPEESWATVRKTWEFANELDVESGFTVMTPFPGTPMYWRAIDEGLLPRQMRFSDWNSYTATMGTRHLTPRDLDVARLWARLETILPYRARRARPRGALALLRFYVTHAPHLAVRLVCRAYVAMRRSRPSPAAAAERGRSSAQA
- a CDS encoding glycosyltransferase family 4 protein, with translation MFVNTRSAVGADVAVHLMIVEHLDPRACRVSVATNSRAVDARATRVRLAGAPGVRTLPMNLGYELSGRRGAGRAASAAANMGLLLAAAMRLSAEARARRVDVLHTTDRPRDALLTMLVASLSGRRSLIHLHVKWGEHFGRMTRIAVARCDALVAISQFVRGSLLAGGLPDSRIHVVLNATDASAFDPTRARHGAFRAQAGIARDAPLLLIAARIMVWKGHVDLVRALPDVRTRFPDVRLAIVGTEDALAGGGYTDMVRAAAREAGVEDCLAWVGWCDDMPGAFADADVVCVPSWEEPFGLVVTEAMAMERPVVAYDSGALPEIVEHGVDGILVPPREPPALAAAIVDMLSDRGAAQAMGRRAREKVMARFSPRRQADEVTEVYRRVCGG